Genomic segment of Candidatus Binatia bacterium:
TTCGATCCGGCCAATCCATGCCGCATCCCCGGCCTCTTCGCGGCCAACGTCCTCACCGAGCCCATCGACATCGATGCCCCCGCCGATCTCGTCTGGCCGATCGTCGTCGGCTTCGATCGCTACCCGGACTGGAACCCGCTGAACCGCTTCTTCCGGCTGGACACGCGCGCCGAGGCGGGTCAGACCGTCACCTTTGGACCCCGCTGGGGACCGTACGACAGCGAACGGCTCGGCGAGGCCGGCTTCACGCAGCACGAAACGCTCACCATCTATGAGGACAACTGCTGCCTGGCCTATGGCGTCGTGTCTCCGTGGCTCAACGCGGAGCGCGTCCAATACCTCGCGCCCGTCACCACCAGCCGAACTCGCTACTACACCTACGAGCGCACGTCCGGCGTCCTCGCCCCTTTCGTTCGACGCGTCTATGGCCGTCGCATTGTTGTCGGCTTCACCGCCAATGGCCTTGCGCTCAAGCGGCGCGCTGAAGCCCGACATGTGCCAGCCATACAACCGTCTTCGTGAAGTGCGAGGCGGTGGCGGACTTTAGCTGCCTAGCTCGCTACGACGTCTGACGCTCTCTGCCGGGGGCTGCGCCTATTTGACGAAACGGTTTTCGGTAATCTGCAGGCTGGGAATGTCGCCGCGGTTTTCGACTTCTTCGAACGTCCGCTCGTAGCCGGTCGTCTTGATCTTCCACTGCCCGTTCACCTTCACGTAGTCATCGCGATAGTACGCGGCACCAC
This window contains:
- a CDS encoding SRPBCC domain-containing protein, yielding FDPANPCRIPGLFAANVLTEPIDIDAPADLVWPIVVGFDRYPDWNPLNRFFRLDTRAEAGQTVTFGPRWGPYDSERLGEAGFTQHETLTIYEDNCCLAYGVVSPWLNAERVQYLAPVTTSRTRYYTYERTSGVLAPFVRRVYGRRIVVGFTANGLALKRRAEARHVPAIQPSS